From Synoicihabitans lomoniglobus, the proteins below share one genomic window:
- a CDS encoding DUF3047 domain-containing protein, translated as MWVSCHAALRGGRLLLAAGMAGAVVGSSPSVQPVVAKIELITPESTAAWSVRGFPLIKPTHYTWEMMAGRQVLVGRSEDANRSLVRELKVEQPTHAVLRWRWHATGTLQGDPPERTKAGDNYAARVFVIFETSWLPTRTRAINYVWSAREPEGSRFASPYSDHVRLMVLQSDSDRQTPTPVEWRFETRDVLADYAACFGEAPSVINAIAVMVDTDGSDHRATGWFSDMVLEISPAPANAAP; from the coding sequence ATGTGGGTTTCCTGCCATGCCGCCTTACGCGGCGGACGTTTGCTGCTGGCAGCCGGTATGGCGGGGGCCGTCGTGGGATCATCGCCGAGCGTCCAACCGGTGGTGGCGAAAATCGAACTCATTACTCCGGAATCAACGGCGGCTTGGAGCGTCCGCGGTTTCCCGTTGATCAAACCCACCCACTACACGTGGGAGATGATGGCCGGACGCCAAGTGCTGGTGGGGCGCAGTGAAGACGCGAACCGATCGCTGGTTCGCGAGCTCAAGGTGGAGCAACCCACTCATGCGGTCCTGCGTTGGCGCTGGCATGCGACCGGCACCTTGCAGGGTGATCCGCCCGAGCGCACCAAGGCCGGCGACAACTACGCGGCGCGCGTGTTTGTGATCTTCGAAACATCGTGGCTGCCGACCCGCACCCGGGCCATCAATTATGTGTGGTCCGCCCGCGAACCGGAAGGGAGCCGCTTTGCGAGCCCTTACAGTGATCACGTGCGCCTGATGGTGCTGCAGAGTGACAGCGATCGACAAACACCGACGCCGGTGGAGTGGCGTTTTGAAACCCGGGATGTGCTCGCCGACTATGCCGCCTGTTTTGGTGAAGCGCCCTCTGTGATCAACGCCATTGCCGTCATGGTGGACACCGATGGATCGGATCACCGGGCCACCGGCTGGTTTTCCGACATGGTGCTGGAAATAAGTCCGGCACCCGCGAACGCTGCTCCGTGA